AGGTTAAAACTGCAACAATAATACCAAGTACAATTGTAGTTGTATTCTTCTTTTTCTTCTCAACACTCTGCAGATTCTGGATAGTCTGATTGACATTGTTAATGTATTCCTGCTGGTTATAAGCGTTGGAATATGCATTCGATGTCTGCTGCCCCTGATTCGGTGCTGACTGTCCGCTGTCCTCAGCCGTTCCTGCCAGATCTGCTTTGATACTCTGTGCGACTTTCTCCGGAGATTCTAATTCCCGGATAATGTCCTCTTCTTTATTTTCTCCTGCGTCCTCGAAATAGCTGCGGTAAAATGCCAACGCTTCCACACGCTCTTCTTCCGAGATATCCTGTAACAAAATTTCCAACCTATTTAAAAATTGTTCTCGATTCATAACATCCTCCCTTTATATTTCTCCGTTAAATAAGGCTGATATTTTGGAAGCGTAGTCTTCCCAAGCCTCTCGATACATGGTCAGCTTTTCCTGGCCTGCATCCGTAATCCGATAGTATCTTCGGTTTCTTCCTCCACATTCCACGTCATATACTTCCAGGCAGGCATCCTTTTGAAGCCGACGTAAAACCGGGTATAACGTTGATTCAGAAACATCAATTGCTTTCCTGACATCCTGGGTTATTTTATAACCGTATGTGCCTTCCTCCTCTTTCGACACAACCGCTAACACAATTGCATCTAAAAGGGCTGCACCCGTATTGTAAACCATGCACTCACTCCTTTTTCTTTGCTTTGATTCCTGTGTGTTCCTCACTCACAAGAACATTTTATAATATTATATTTGTTTATATATTATTTCTTAATTAATACTATATACCATATAGTATTGTTTTGTCAACACTATCTTTCTTAAAAACTTCTTAACATCAATGTGGAACGGTTTTGGCAGGTTCACCGACCGGGTGCATGCCTATGCTCCAAAATTCGTTAATTGGCACGCGCGAAGAACCCCAACTTTTCAGACATGCGCGTGCCTCCTCCCCAAATACAGCATATAGGCATGTAAAATTTTTTCTTTCTTTTTTTCTAAACCTGTGCCTATCCATTAAATTTAGACGAATGGCATGCACAGCCGCCGAAACATATGCATGCCTATCAGCATAAAAATAGTGGAAGGCACTATATTTTTTCCTTTTACATACAAAATATAACATGCCTCCTCGGTAAAAAAGTGGAATTGGCACGCGCGGTTTACATAAAATTCCATAGAATGTGCATGTCAAATGATATAAATTGAGCTTAAGGCACGCAAACTCAATGAAAAATGTGCCCCGCCTTTTTCATTATCTATTAACAAGGAAACAGTAAGCTGATTTTATAAAACAAAAAGCTGTGTGCCGCCGGTATTTCTACCAGCGACACACAGCTTTTTCAACATACAGCCTCAGTTACTATCTTTGATACGAAACTTTTTCTACTTACAGCCTCAGTCACTCTCTTTGATACAAAACTTTTTCTACTTACAGCCTCAGTCACATCTTTGAGACGAAACTTTTTTGGCTTACAGACTCAGTCACTATCTTTGATACGAAGCTTTTTGGGCTTACAGACTCAGTCACTATCTTTGATACGAAGCTTTCTGCTCTGCTTATTTATACAACATCCGCTCTTTTTATAATACCAAATCCAATCGGATATGGTCCTGTATGAACCGCAATTGTTGCTCCAATCTGGAAAATTGGAAGTTCCTCTATTCCAGTTTTTTCTTTCACCATTGGCAATGCCATCTCGCGGAAGCGAAGTGCTTCCTCATAATCATATCCATATCCAATGTTGATGGTATATTCGTCCTTTGTCACATGACGTTCGTCGATATACTGGGAGAGCATCTCGATTACTTTTTTCATGGATTTTTCCCGGTTACGGACAACACCTGAATTGTGAATCTCCCCTTCCTTTAAAGTAATGAGAGGTTTTATCTTTAATGCACTGCCTGCGATACCCATTAATTTTCCGATACGACCACCGTGTTTTAAATAATCGATGCTTCCAATCGTAAAGAAAATACGACTAGATTCGCGAATGGCAAGAAGGCTTTCTACCATCTTTTCGTAACTGTAACCAAGATCGCGGATACGGCATGCTTCTAAGACATACAAACCCTGTAAAACAGTATCTACCGTGGAATCAATAACGGTAATTTTTGCATCTGGATACTCTTCTAATACCATGTCCTTTGCTGTTGTGGCAGACTGCATGGAACCACTGAATTTTGTTGTAATACAAATACATATCATTGGTATCTTTTTCTCTGCTAGTGGGCGGAAAATCTGATAGTAATCATCGACAGACGGCATGGATGTCTTTGGGAACACATCTGGATGGTCTACCATCTCCTGGTAAAATTTACGGACATCAAGCTCCACCATCTCTTTTAAATATGTCTCACTGTCAAAAGACACATAAAATGGCACTACCGTTATATCTTTTTCTTTGGTCAGCTCTCTTGCAAGATCACAAGAACCGTCCGTTATAATCTGAATTTTTTCCTGCATAAAATAATTCTCCCTTATTCTCTAATTCTATACTCCAAGCTCGCCAAGCGCCTTTTCCATACGCTCTAATGCTTCCTTTATTACCCAGGTCGGGCAGGCTAAATTAAGTCGTTCAAATCCTTCGCCCGCTTTTCCAAAAATATATCCTTCATCTAAAAACCACTCTGCTTTTTGCTGCATAAAAGTCTCTAACTCTTTTCCATTCATCCCAAGCGCACGGAAATCAATCCACATCAGATAAGTTCCCTGCAATGGAGAAACTTTAATCTGTGGAAATTTCTGTTCAAAAAACTGTTCTACCAGTTTTTTATTCTGATCAATCACCTGTAACAACTCAGCAAGCCAGTCCTCGCCATAGCGATAGGCAAGCTCGCATGCCTGATATCCTAAAATATTCAAAGCAAAATATCCTCTTGCTCCGGTCATCTTGTTACGGTAGGATGCATTCGGAATTAAAATATTGGAAGTCTGGAATCCGGCAAGGTTAAATGTCTTACTTGGCGCTGTACAGATTGCACAGTTATTCAGGTAATTATCGGAAAGCGTTCCCATCGAAACATGCTCATATCCCGGTAAAACCAAGTCAAAATGAATCTCATCACTGATGATAAACACATGATTTTTCAAACAAATATCGGCAATACGAACCAGCTCGTCTCTTGTCCAGATACGTCCAATCGGATTATGTGGACTGCATAAAATCAATAGTTTTACTTCCTCTCTGGAAGCTTTTTCTTCAAAATCTGCAAAATCAATCGAATATGTGCCATTCTCATTTACAAGTGTAGTTTCAACAAGCATACGATCGTGCTGTCTTACCGCCATCGAAAACGGATAATAAACCGGTGTCATAATAAGGACACCATCCCCAGGCTCTGTAAATGCCTGTACCATCTCGTGCAATGCCGGCACAACACCCGCGGTCTCAACAATCCATTCCTTTTGCGGTGTAAATCCGTGATGGCGCTTCATCCAGTCAATCACACTCTCATAATAGGAATCTGTCGCACAGGTATATCCCATAATATGCGTATCCAGATATTTTTTTAACCCTTCCATAATCTCTGGCGCATTCTTAAACTCCATATCTGCAACCGAAAAAGGTACCACTTCTTTCCCTACTTCCGGGCTCTTTTCATACATCTCGTTCCATTTCTCGGAACCTGTATCTTCTCTTCGAACTAATGTTTCAAAATCGTACTTCATCGGGATATCCTCCACCCATTTTCCTCATGTCTACTAATCTTACCACACAATATTAAAAAGTTTAAGTAAAATTCCTATTTTTTTACCAAAAATTTATGGAATACTTTCTTATATCTGTTTTACCTGTTCCGCAAGGTCCTCAAAGTAATGTCCGCCTATCTGCTTTTTCACGATTTCGCCCTCTTTTTCGTAACAGTATCCCGCTTTTGTGTATTGTTCATCACGAATACACTCTGTCCCATCGCTGGAAACAACCGTCTTCGTGCAGTAACCGTCCTCATAAAAAGCTGAATGGAACCGCTCTCCCATTTTTTCTTTTCCACGCCTTGCACATTCTTTTGTGAGATTTTCTTTCATCAGAATTGGCAGATGGGTGATGTTCATATTTCCATAAGTGAGATTTCTTTCCTGGCTTTCCAGAGTCATTGGTTTGGCAAAATTTTCTTGTTTTCCAAACATCATAGGCTGGGCAAGAGCTTTCTGTTTTTCCTGGCTGGCTGGATGGAACACGTCTTTCTGTTCTTCCTTCATTTTCTCTGCCAGATTTTCCATCTCTTCCTCTAACTTTCTGACATCTTTGACATGAACTGTCTGCTTCCTATCTCCAGATGTCATTTCGATATCTGCGCTGCTTTTTGTCTCTGTATTTTTTTGAATTGAAGCTTCTTTATTAATTACAATTGTAGTTGTAATTTCTTTTTTTACTGTTACTTTTGTGTAAAACCCTTCTGGAAACTGATACATGATTTTCTCCTGTCTGTCATCTTACTCTTTCTTTTTCATTATATCAGATTTTATCAAGAAAAACAGGTGCGAGACACTTCTTGCATTGCCACTTGTGGACTAAACCGGTGATTTGGATTACCCTAACAGTTTTAGAATTATCTTGGCAGCTTAAAATTACCTTGGCAACTCGAAATTGTCCTAGTAGCTTTAAAGTTACCTTGGCAGCTTGATGTTACACTAGCAACTTAGAATTTCCCTGACAACTTTAAAATTGCCTTGGCAGCTTTGGAATTGCCCTGGTAGTTTGATGTTTCCTCGGCAACTTTAAAATTGCCTTGGCAGCTTGAAGTTCCACCACAACTTATAATTGCTGAAATGATACTTTACAATATAGCATCATTCTTTCTAAAATTATCCAATTACAAGTCATATTTTGTTATTATGTAAACTGTTTTTTGTTCGATTATACAAGGGAAAAAGAAATTTTTAAATTTATCCAATAATCACACGTTTTTCTTTTTATTTTAGACAATAAATTTGAAGCCTTTTGTATTTATCCAAATTGCCTATTTATGAGTTTACATAACTTATTTTTCAGACAGTTTTTGGATAATTTTTGCAGAGCATTTTACTATATAATTCCGGGTGCCAAAAAGTAGAAGATAAATTACTTGCTGGCAAATTGTACAAAGGCAGACTAATTTTGTGACTTTTGGGAATTCTTTTCATTTCCCCACTCGCGTGAACCTAAAATACCGCCAGTCTCTGCGACTGACGGTATTTTATCACGTACCCCAAACACGATGTGTGTTTGATAACGGCTTCTCTTCTATTGGAATCGTATTTTCTACTCTTCTTCTTCGACTTCTAATGTTTTGATATTTAATTCCTCTAACTGTTTCTCATCCACGATACCAGGTGCTTTTGTCATGAGACAGGAAGCATCTTTTACCTTAGGGAAAGCAATGACGTCACGGATGGATTCAGCGTGAACCATATGCATGACAAGACGGTCTAAGCCGTATGCAAGTCCTGCGTGTGGTGGTACACCATACTTGAAGGCATCTAACAGGAAACCAAACTGTTCATGTGCTCTTTCTTTGGTAAAGCCAAGAACCTCAAACATTTTTTCCTGAATATCGTCCTGATGGATACGGACAGAACCACCACCAAGCTCCGTACCATTTAACACGATATCGTATGCTTTTGCACGAACTGCTCCTGGATCTGTGTCAATCTTATCCCAGTCCTCTTCCATTGGCATGGTAAATGGATGATGCATTGCCATGAAACGGTTTTCTTCATCTGACCACTCAAGTAATGGGAACTCTGTTACCCATAAGAAGTTGTACTGGTTTGGATCTAACAAATCTAATTCTTTTGCAAGCTCTAAACGGAGTGCTCCAAGAACATTCCATACAATCTTGTTCTTATCTGCTGCAAAGAGTAATAAATCTCCTGGCTGTCCGTCCATTGCTGCAACTAAAGCTTTCAGTTCTTCTTCTGTCATGAATTTTGCAAAAGAGGACTTGTAAGTGCCATCTTCATTTACTGCTAAATAAGCAAGACCTTTTGCACCGTAACCTTTTGCAAATTCTACTAATTTATCAATCTTTTTACGTGGCATAGTTGCCTGGCCTTTTGCATTGATACCACGAACAGAACCACCATTTTCAAGTGCACTGGTAAAGACGGAGAATCCACATCCTTTGACGACATCGGATACATCCTGTAATTCCATGCCAAAACGGGTATCTGGCTTATCAGAACCGAAGCGGTCCATTGCTTCCTGCCACGGCATTCTTGGTAATGGAAGCTGTACATCTACGCCGATTGCTTCTTTGAAAATGTATTTTAATAATCTTTCATTGACTTCTAAGACATCTTCTACGTCTACGAAAGATAATTCCATATCAGCCTGTGTAAATTCCGGCTGTCTGTCTGCACGAAGATCCTCGTCACGGAAACATCTTGCAATCTGGAAGTAACGATCATATCCAGAGCACATCAAAAGCTGTTTGTAAAGCTGTGGAGACTGTGGAAGTGCATAAAAATGTCCCGGATGAACACGGCTTGGTACTAAGTAGTCTCTTGCTCCTTCTGGAGTCGATTTACAAAGCATTGGTGTCTCGATTTCCAAGAAACCTTCGTTCATCATAAACTGTCTCATTAAGTTTGCTACCTTGCTTCTTAACATCAGGTTCTTCTGGATGTCAGGTCTTCTTAAATCAAGGTAACGATATTTCAAACGGATGTCATCCTTTGTCTGGCTGTTCTCTTCAATCTGGAAAGGTGGTGTCTCAGATTCGGAAAGAATACGGATATCAGATGCAATGACCTCGATATCTCCGGTTGCAAGATTTTCATTTACAGCTGCGGAACGTTTCTCCACTTTACCGGTAACAGCGATTACAAATTCGCTTCTTAAACGCTCTGCTTTTTCATATCCTTCTTTTCCAACTGTGTCTTCGTTGAACACAAGCTGTAAGATTCCGGAACGATCTCTAAGATCGATAAAAATCAAACTTCCTAAATTTCTTCTTTTCTGTACCCAGCCCATAACGGTTACAGTTTCTCCAATGTTTTTATTGGAAACTTCGGTACATCTGTGACTTCTGTGAAGTCCGCGCATTGACTCTGCCATAACAATTTCCTCTCTATTTCTACTAAAAATTTATCATTCACACATTTTCCTTTGAAAAATGTGATATCTGTCCATTCACACCTTAAAAATGATGACTAATCATTGTCGTGATTGAAAAATTCGATAATGTCTTTGTAGCCTTCTGCTGCAAGTTTTTCTTTCTGGAACTTCTTGTTCTTATTCATACGGACAACCAAAACCTGTTTTCCGGCTGTTCTTTCTTCCTGCGCTTTTGCAATGACTGCATTTAATTTTTCTGTCGGATAATTTTTTTCAATCAGATATGCAACCTTTGGACGCTGCATTGGAACTTCAAATCCACTTTCCATTAACAATAAGACAATTCTTTCAAATCCGATGGAAAATCCACAGGCCGGAATGTCCTGTCCGGTAAATTTGCCAACCATCTTATCGTAACGTCCGCCGCCACCGCAGGCAGCACCAAGTTCTGGCATTGCGATTTCAAAAATAGTTCCGGTATAATAGCTCATTCCACGAACCAGGGTAGGATCAAAGACCAGTTTAAAGTCCGCTGTCTTTGCACCATCTACGGTTGTGATGATTTCCTGTAAGTTCTGTCTAACTTCCGGGTCTAAGTAATCTTTCAAAGTAGAAGCAAGGTAAGAAAGACCATCTTTTGCCTGTTCCACTCCCTTAAATAACTCTAAGTATTTCTCAATGGATTCTTTTGCATAACCTTCTTTTGCAAGTTCTTCTGCAACACCATCAAGACCAATCTTATCCATCTTATCTAAAATGATAAACACGGTATCGAATTCTTCTTCCGGGAATCCGCTGTAAGACGCCATTGCTTTTAAGATTCTTCTCTCGTTGATTCGAATCTCAAAGTTCTTGAATCCAAGTCTTCCAATTGTTGTAGTTGTAGCAAGAATTAACTCAATTTCAGCAAGGTTGCTTGGCTCACCGATGATATCGATATCACACTGCATGAACTGTCTGTAACGGCCTCGCTGTGGTCTGTCTGCTCTCCATACGCTTCCCATCTGAAGAGATTTGAATGGGGATGGCAAATCATTGGAATTATTCGCATAATAACGGACAAGTGGTACGGTCAAATCGTAACGCATACCAAAGTCTGTAATATCTGCTTCTGTTTTGGCCTCGTCTAATTTGAGTTTTTCGCCACGTTTCATTACCTTGAAAATAAGTTTTTCATTTTCTCCACCCTGCTTGTTGCTAAGGTTGGCAATGTTTTCCATACATGGTGTTTCAATCGGGGTAAAACCAAAACTTCTATATGTCTCTTTGATTACCTGCTGCACATAATCACGAATCTGCATTTCCTGAGGTAAAATATCTTTCATTCCGTTGACCGGTTTTTTACTTAATGCCATGAGATTTCCTCCATTTTTCTGATTTTTCGTTCTATCATTTCATCTACACGATTCAAATACTCTTCCACATTTTTCACGTTCTCGACACGTTCCATGCGGTAGCCTTGTTGCTTTTCGTCCTCAAAAACAAACTTTGTGGTAGAACCGGCACCAAGTGCCATTATAGTCTGTTTTTCTTCCATAATCAAGACATTATAGATACCTGCTTTGCCTTTTGACGCATAACCGACATTTTCCAGGTTGCCAGCCATACTTTTCTGGCGGTATAAATAATACGGCTCTAAGCCAAGTTCTTTTGCATATTGCTCCGCAAGTTCCATATGTTCCTGGGTATTGACGATTTCATATTCCTGGTACTGGTCCTTGAACATATTCAGTCTTGCCGCACGTTTTAGGGCAAGTGAATGGACGGTCAGGTTGTCCGGTTTTAATTCCTTGATACACTCCATAGTGTGTCTGACATCCTCAAGGTTCTCACCCGGAAGACCCATAATCAAATCCATATTGATATCATCAAATCCAATCTCCCTTGCCATCTGAAAGCTCTCTATCGTCTGCTCTACTGTGTGATGTCTGCCAATCAGTTTTAGCGTTTCCTGCTTCATGGTCTGTGGATTGATGGAAATTCTTGTAATATGATGTTGATAAAGAACTTCTAGCTTTTCTCTTGTAATACTGTCCGGTCTTCCCGCTTCCACCGTAAATTCCAGGCAGTCTGATAAATCAAAACTACATTTAATTTTTCGAATCAGGCGGTCTAACTGATACGCCTCTAACGTGGTCGGTGTTCCTCCTCCAATATAGATGGAATTGAGATGTTTTTTTGCAAATTTTACAGCTACAAAATCAATCTCTTTTTCCAGCGCATCCAGATAAGCATCCATGCGGTTTCGCCAGGACGCAAGCGGATAAGAGGTAAACGAGCAGTAAAGACAGGTCGTCGGGCAGAACGGAATTCCAATGTAAAGACTGTATCCGTCCTTATAATCAATCCTCCTTAGCATCGCAAGTTCGCGCTTTGCAATGTCAATAGAAAGATTGATTTTTTCATCGGAGGCAAGATATGTCTCTTTCATGTGCGCGCGGATTGCGTCCTCGCTCTCGCCCTCTTCTAACAACTTCATCGGAATCTTCGTCGGACGGATGCCGGTTAAGGTTCCCCACGGCAATTTCTTGTTACAATACTCAGACAGCATCTCGTAGAGCGCCTGTTTTAATTGATTCTTCGTCTCGGTTCTATCCGAAAAATCAACTACAATTGTCTTTTCTTTTAAAATTTCCTCTGTTTTAGCCTGGGAAAAAATCTCATCCAGCGAACGTTTCTTGATTCTTGAATGACTATCCTGGAACATATCCACAGGTACATCCCCGTAGGAATAACTTTTCCACAAAAAATGAATGTTTTCCTGTGCATAAGTAATCTCCCAGTACATCGTCACAATCTCTTCGAACTTCTTTTCCTCATTCGAAACACTTACGTTTTCTTTCGGGAAAAAGGCTTTCATCAAAGAATGAATATCATATTCAAATTCAGGTTTACTTACTTTTACAACTATCATCTTTTACTCCATTACATGGGTTTCTTCTATAAATATGGGTTATACATCCGCTCAGTTCCGATGGAAGTCAACTCATTATGTCCGGTATAGACCATTGTCTCATCCGGCAGCGGCATCAGTTTTTCCTTGATGGAACGCACAATTGCAGACGCACTTCCTTTTGGGAAATCGGTTCTGCCAACCGATGTGCAAAAAAGGGTGTCCCCACTAAACACTGCATTCTGATAAGGGAAATAATAGCAGCAGCCTCCCACCGTATGACCCGGTGTGTGAAGCACACGGATGTGAAATCCTGCCAAATCAAGTTCCTGCTCATCTTTTAAATAATGATCCGCATGAAAAACGCGCTGTGTGCCTTCCCAGCCACTTAAATTCAGTTCTGGATTCTCTAACGTTTCCTTCTCTGCTTCCTGTGCATAAATCTCTACCTGCAAAAGTTTTGCTAACTCCTCTGCCCCTGTCGCATGATCAAAATGACCATGGGTTAACAGAATTGCAACCGGTTTTAACTGCTCTTCCTGCACTTTTTTTGCAAGCTCTTTTGCACTCGCACCCGGATCAATGACTATCACTTCCTTGGTGTCATCGTTTATCGCAAAATAACAGTTTGTCTGTACCATTCCAACTACATATTGTTCTACTCTAAGTGGTGCCATCTTAACATCCTCATCTTTCTATCCAAACTGTGGACTTTCCTCTGCTTCTCTTATTCAGAAAAGAAACCACCGTACTGTTAGCCGGTGGTTCTTTCAATATCAATAATACTGTCAATCTGACGCAATTTGTCAATTACGCTGGTTAATTCTGCTTTTCCTTTTGTACTGAAAGATAAATCAATTGTTGCGATTCCCTGCTTGCTTGTCTTTGAATGAATCGCATTGATATCGATTTCCCGCTCTGTGAATACACGTGTGATATCCACAAGTAAGCCAGTTCTGTTATTTCCGAATATCTTAATCTCGGCACGGTATAATCCATTGCTGCCGGATTCTTCATCGTGCTGCCATTCCGCATCAATCAGGCGCTCCTTTTCCATATCGGATAGATTGATAATGTTGATACAATCAGTTCGATGAATGGAAACACCTCGGCCTCTTGTGACAAATCCGACAATCTCATCGCCAGGAACCGGGCTGCAGCATTTTGAAAAATGAACTGCAACGTCATAAAGACCTTTTACAATAATGCCGCTCTTTGACTTCTTAAGCGGTGTTTTATCCTTATTCTCGGAAATCGTCTCAAGGACTTCTTCATCTGTGATGTGTGCAATATGGTCTTTCTTGTATTCCTCATACATACGGTTGACAATCTGACCTTCTTTTAAGCCGCCATGTCCTACCGTTGCAAGGCAGGAATTCCAATCGTGGAAACCATATTTTCGCAAAATTTTATTCTGGTACTCCGGTTTATTGATATCGGATAGATTGATTCCTTTTGCCTTACAGCAGGAGGCAATCAATTCTTTTCCTTTTACAATATTTTCTTCCTTTAAACTGCTCCTAAACCACTGGTTAATCTTATTTTTTGCCTGTGTACTCTTAACCAGATTCAGCCAGTCACGGCTTGGTCCTTTCGAGTTCTGTGAGGTAATAATCTCAATCCGGTCACCATTTTGAATCACATAGTCAATTGGTACAAGCTTGCCATTTACCTTCGCACCAATCATCTTATTACCCACAGCAGAATGAATACTGTATGCAAAATCAATCGGGTTCGAGCCGTTTGGAAGGTTTTTGACATCTCCGGATGGTGTAAAGCAAAAGACGGTGTCAGAGAACAAATCCAAGTCGCTCTTTAGCAGACTCATAAACTCCTTGTTGTCGGACATGTCTCTCTGCCATTCCAGAATCTGCCGCAGCCAGCTTAACTTCTCTTCCTCGGAAACGGTCATTGGCACGACTGCCCCGCCGTTGTTGCTTGCCTCTTTGTATTTCCAGTGAGCTGCGATACCATACTCTGCGGTACGGTGCATCTCAAACGTACGAATCTGAATCTCAAACGGCTGACCGGTTGGTCCAATCAGGGTGGTATGCAAGGACTGATACATATTTGGCTTTGGCATCGCAATGTAATCCTTAAAACGACCCGGAATCGGCTTATACATCTCATGGATGACACCGAGTGCCGCATAACAGTCCTTCACGGAATCTACAATAATACGAATCGCAAACAAGTCATAAATCTGGTCTAATGTCTTATCCTGGTTCACCATTTTCTTGTAGATACTGAAAAAGTGTTTGGCACGTCCGTCAATCTGCGCCGGAATTCCTGCCGCTTTAATATGGGCACGTACTTCCTCCACAAGCTTTTGCACATACTCATCACGGACACTTTTTCTTTGTGCAACCTGTTTAACCAAATCATAGTATGCTTCCGGTTCCAGGTATTTTAAGGACAAGTCATCCAATTCAATCTTGATTTTTGAAATACCAAGACGCTGTGCAATCGGAGCGTAAATATCCATAGTCTCCCTTGCTTTTTCCTTCTGCTTCTCCGGTGTCATGTACTTTAATGTACGCATATTGTGGAGACGGTCGGCAAGTTTAATCAAAATGACACGGATATCCTTTGCCATCGCAAGGAACATTTTTCGTAAATTTTCGGCCTGAACCTCAACCTTGTCTGCATCGTAGGACAACTGGCCTAACTTGGTAACACCATCTACAAGCAGCGCAACCTCCGCTCCAAACTCCTCGGAAATCTCCTCATCCGTCATCACCGTATCTTCCACGACATCATGAAGAAGTCCTGCCACAATCGTCTCTTTATCAAGTTCTAACTCTGCTAAAATAATCGCAACACATAATGGATGAATGATATAAGGTTCTCCAGATTTACGCACCTGTCCCTTGTGTGCCTCATCCGCAATGTGATATGCCTTCTCAATCAGCGAAATATCCGCAG
This genomic window from Roseburia sp. 831b contains:
- a CDS encoding MBL fold metallo-hydrolase, with the translated sequence MAPLRVEQYVVGMVQTNCYFAINDDTKEVIVIDPGASAKELAKKVQEEQLKPVAILLTHGHFDHATGAEELAKLLQVEIYAQEAEKETLENPELNLSGWEGTQRVFHADHYLKDEQELDLAGFHIRVLHTPGHTVGGCCYYFPYQNAVFSGDTLFCTSVGRTDFPKGSASAIVRSIKEKLMPLPDETMVYTGHNELTSIGTERMYNPYL
- a CDS encoding DegV family protein, translated to MQEKIQIITDGSCDLARELTKEKDITVVPFYVSFDSETYLKEMVELDVRKFYQEMVDHPDVFPKTSMPSVDDYYQIFRPLAEKKIPMICICITTKFSGSMQSATTAKDMVLEEYPDAKITVIDSTVDTVLQGLYVLEACRIRDLGYSYEKMVESLLAIRESSRIFFTIGSIDYLKHGGRIGKLMGIAGSALKIKPLITLKEGEIHNSGVVRNREKSMKKVIEMLSQYIDERHVTKDEYTINIGYGYDYEEALRFREMALPMVKEKTGIEELPIFQIGATIAVHTGPYPIGFGIIKRADVV
- the aspS gene encoding aspartate--tRNA ligase encodes the protein MAESMRGLHRSHRCTEVSNKNIGETVTVMGWVQKRRNLGSLIFIDLRDRSGILQLVFNEDTVGKEGYEKAERLRSEFVIAVTGKVEKRSAAVNENLATGDIEVIASDIRILSESETPPFQIEENSQTKDDIRLKYRYLDLRRPDIQKNLMLRSKVANLMRQFMMNEGFLEIETPMLCKSTPEGARDYLVPSRVHPGHFYALPQSPQLYKQLLMCSGYDRYFQIARCFRDEDLRADRQPEFTQADMELSFVDVEDVLEVNERLLKYIFKEAIGVDVQLPLPRMPWQEAMDRFGSDKPDTRFGMELQDVSDVVKGCGFSVFTSALENGGSVRGINAKGQATMPRKKIDKLVEFAKGYGAKGLAYLAVNEDGTYKSSFAKFMTEEELKALVAAMDGQPGDLLLFAADKNKIVWNVLGALRLELAKELDLLDPNQYNFLWVTEFPLLEWSDEENRFMAMHHPFTMPMEEDWDKIDTDPGAVRAKAYDIVLNGTELGGGSVRIHQDDIQEKMFEVLGFTKERAHEQFGFLLDAFKYGVPPHAGLAYGLDRLVMHMVHAESIRDVIAFPKVKDASCLMTKAPGIVDEKQLEELNIKTLEVEEEE
- a CDS encoding DUF1700 domain-containing protein → MNREQFLNRLEILLQDISEEERVEALAFYRSYFEDAGENKEEDIIRELESPEKVAQSIKADLAGTAEDSGQSAPNQGQQTSNAYSNAYNQQEYINNVNQTIQNLQSVEKKKKNTTTIVLGIIVAVLTCPIWLTLLAVVAALIVAVAACLLAVLASVVAVVGGCIIAGFVVLGVGGGLLFSGSPAVGLAVIGIGLILIAIGLLAVVLLVWLCAVALPWICKGIVKLCKMPFQKRKKERLA
- a CDS encoding PadR family transcriptional regulator, producing the protein MVYNTGAALLDAIVLAVVSKEEEGTYGYKITQDVRKAIDVSESTLYPVLRRLQKDACLEVYDVECGGRNRRYYRITDAGQEKLTMYREAWEDYASKISALFNGEI
- the hemZ gene encoding coproporphyrinogen dehydrogenase HemZ, giving the protein MIVVKVSKPEFEYDIHSLMKAFFPKENVSVSNEEKKFEEIVTMYWEITYAQENIHFLWKSYSYGDVPVDMFQDSHSRIKKRSLDEIFSQAKTEEILKEKTIVVDFSDRTETKNQLKQALYEMLSEYCNKKLPWGTLTGIRPTKIPMKLLEEGESEDAIRAHMKETYLASDEKINLSIDIAKRELAMLRRIDYKDGYSLYIGIPFCPTTCLYCSFTSYPLASWRNRMDAYLDALEKEIDFVAVKFAKKHLNSIYIGGGTPTTLEAYQLDRLIRKIKCSFDLSDCLEFTVEAGRPDSITREKLEVLYQHHITRISINPQTMKQETLKLIGRHHTVEQTIESFQMAREIGFDDINMDLIMGLPGENLEDVRHTMECIKELKPDNLTVHSLALKRAARLNMFKDQYQEYEIVNTQEHMELAEQYAKELGLEPYYLYRQKSMAGNLENVGYASKGKAGIYNVLIMEEKQTIMALGAGSTTKFVFEDEKQQGYRMERVENVKNVEEYLNRVDEMIERKIRKMEEISWH
- the hisS gene encoding histidine--tRNA ligase, translated to MALSKKPVNGMKDILPQEMQIRDYVQQVIKETYRSFGFTPIETPCMENIANLSNKQGGENEKLIFKVMKRGEKLKLDEAKTEADITDFGMRYDLTVPLVRYYANNSNDLPSPFKSLQMGSVWRADRPQRGRYRQFMQCDIDIIGEPSNLAEIELILATTTTIGRLGFKNFEIRINERRILKAMASYSGFPEEEFDTVFIILDKMDKIGLDGVAEELAKEGYAKESIEKYLELFKGVEQAKDGLSYLASTLKDYLDPEVRQNLQEIITTVDGAKTADFKLVFDPTLVRGMSYYTGTIFEIAMPELGAACGGGGRYDKMVGKFTGQDIPACGFSIGFERIVLLLMESGFEVPMQRPKVAYLIEKNYPTEKLNAVIAKAQEERTAGKQVLVVRMNKNKKFQKEKLAAEGYKDIIEFFNHDND
- a CDS encoding MalY/PatB family protein — encoded protein: MKYDFETLVRREDTGSEKWNEMYEKSPEVGKEVVPFSVADMEFKNAPEIMEGLKKYLDTHIMGYTCATDSYYESVIDWMKRHHGFTPQKEWIVETAGVVPALHEMVQAFTEPGDGVLIMTPVYYPFSMAVRQHDRMLVETTLVNENGTYSIDFADFEEKASREEVKLLILCSPHNPIGRIWTRDELVRIADICLKNHVFIISDEIHFDLVLPGYEHVSMGTLSDNYLNNCAICTAPSKTFNLAGFQTSNILIPNASYRNKMTGARGYFALNILGYQACELAYRYGEDWLAELLQVIDQNKKLVEQFFEQKFPQIKVSPLQGTYLMWIDFRALGMNGKELETFMQQKAEWFLDEGYIFGKAGEGFERLNLACPTWVIKEALERMEKALGELGV